In the Paramormyrops kingsleyae isolate MSU_618 chromosome 6, PKINGS_0.4, whole genome shotgun sequence genome, one interval contains:
- the LOC140591723 gene encoding uncharacterized protein: METPAKKMRMDTDVVSGYIHSISALKFTTKNRGFFNAVLQTGREEFHDVTIFSPRKRALFSQASDNGTAIRLTHVRKALSFKGTSDFDVMGNQLTELSVTKVTFPFRKPAAPVRQTLVDVTALPAGKKVPLVKAKVVAASLQKTVSIRGSDKEVKRFTVFDGTAQMSLCVWERLIHDVEVDSSYVFTELSTRVFEGKVELTTTVESMIEKICDLDVGDADAVQEEESVVTVKASICGAEIKASLKCALCGSRQDTWDSQSRFARCQSCRMLQKSGAFSKVLRGTLKVKNDDGADYTLTVGHCTLVDYLKRRNITSLMDKEEAIEEHLLFEECLQFSFDDECNVSSIVDIADSAVPSSS, from the exons ATGGAGACTCCAGCGAAGAAAATGAGGATGGACACAGACGTAGTCAGTGGCTATATCCACTCTATCTCAGCATTAAAATTCACCACTAAAAACAgaggtttttttaatgctgtactACAGACTGGACGTGAAGAATTTCACGATGTGACCATCTTCAGTCCGAGAAAGCGTGCGCTGTTCAGCCAAGCTTCAGATAATGGCACGGCAATACGCCTGACACATGTCAGAAAGGCTTTGA gttTTAAAGGCACGTCTGACTTCGACGTGATGGGGAACCAGTTGACCGAGCTGTCTGTAACGAAGGTGACGTTTCCTTTTCGGAAACCTGCAGCACCCGTTAGGCAGACACTGGTTGATGTCACAGCTCTGCCGGCAGGCAAGAAG GTGCCTTTGGTGAAAGCCAAGGTCGTGGCAGCGTCATTGCAGAAAACTGTAAGCATTAGAGGCAGCGACAAAGaggtgaagagattcacagTCTTTGATGGAACTGCCCAGATGAGTCTTTGCGTTTGGGAGAGACTGATCCATGACGTGGAGGTTGACTCATCTTACGTCTTTACGGAGCTTTCGACTAGAGTTTTTGAAGGGAAAGTGGAACTAACAACAACCGTAGAGAGCATGATTGAGAAGATCTGCGATTTGgatgtgggagacgcggacgctGTACAAGAAGAGGAATCGGTTGTGACGGTGAAGGCTTCCATATGTGGAGCTGAGATTAAGGCAAGCCTgaagtgtgccctgtgtggaAGCCGGCAGGATACTTGGGACAGCCAGAGCAGGTTTGCACGATGCCAGAGCTGCAGGATGCTGCAGAAATCGGGggcattttcaaaagtattacgcggaactttaaaagtgaaaaatgatgaCGGCGCAGATTATACATTGACTGTCGGACACTGTACTCTGGTGGACTATTTAAAACGACGGAATATAACATCATTAATGGACAAAGAGGAAGCTATTGAAGAGCATCTTCTTTTTGAGGAATGCCTTCAGTTCTCTTTTGACGACGAATGCAACGTTTCTTCTATTGTAGACATTGCAGATAGCGCAGTCCCTTCGTCTAGCTAG